From the Anopheles merus strain MAF chromosome 2L, AmerM5.1, whole genome shotgun sequence genome, the window AATTTCTGTTCTCGCTGTAGCATTTCTTAAACTAATTAACgaaatataatataattgtAGGACACCTCTGTTGCTGAGTACATTGACGACCCACGGGCTTCCGAGGAACATTACGAAAGTGAACACATCGAAGAAGAATACTTATTCCCGAATGAGACCCGTTCTCCGAAGAAAAGAACGCCGATGAAGGAAGACACGGTGGACAGTACTTTTTCTGACGATTCGAATAGTGCAGAAATCTTACGAATTGTGCGCTCCATGTCAAAAGTGTTAGACAAAATGGCCAACGTTGGTATGCCTGTTGACTATGGACGCTATGTGAATCAGCATCTAAAGGAATACGACGAAGAGATACGAAGAAAAACCGTTAAAGGCATCATGGACCTCATCGCGGCTGCAAATGCCGAAATGGCAAACAAATATCCCGAgcgaaaaatatgcaaaacatAACAAGATGTGCGCTATTTTCAAATGCAGTTAGTTTTGTAAGCTTACtttatggatttttttgtatttcatcGCCAAATTATTTGCGATTTAATTTTAACCGCTTGTACATTTTGACGCAATTTATGTGCTGTAAAATTGCTCTAATAAATTCAACGtaaatgttttatattttaatagcttcttctttttctatttggcgCGTAACGttctacgcggacatgccggtctATGCTGGCTTTCGAGACTCTCGAACTGCGACATctattaacctttaagttggcaaccggatacccgggtatttttttcaacttcgaactgcaataactttagattcattgcttttattgacctgaaattttccgtagcctcccaacttttaatttatgattttttggtgcataagttgtaatttttaacagcctgtaagtattttattttgatttgttttttactttaccacgtaagttggcaaccagcatacccgagTATTCCATACTTTTTGTATGGacaatgacgtttctcttcttcctcttttcgtattgtgcttattttcgagtcaaattcaagcaattccaaatttcaatttgaccgttatttttataataaaatgaaaaaaaaacttaatgaataagtgaaatagaagagaatatatggtcagcattacttgcttacagcattaaaatatagaaagcattgtttacctatgaaaatcgttaattttttgcatcaaacgtgtggaatacacgggtatgccggttgccaacttacgtgtgtaaatctggttgccaactttacGGTTAAAACAATACAACCAAACTAGAAATATGTATTTAAATTAAGGTTTCTCATTTTTTAAGCCGAAGCAAATTATTATGATTCGTGTCAACGCTGCTTCAGTATTGTGTTATGTGAAAAAGGCCTTTTGCTCAAGTGTAACAAGGCCCTAATCACAGAACAGCTGTCGATGGCTTTGTTTACTACGATATAAACAATCCCGATTTGAAACAGCGGAATAAATTGGCCTTTTAGTTATATGTTAAACATGATTAATCTAATGTGCTCAGTCAGATGTTAATTGCGTGCGTGTACAAATTGTATTCTTACTATTCAGTGATAAAAAACTCGTCCAATAACTAGGTACAGTTTTGAATTTACCGGACGAGGTAGTTCAGCAAAGTGTCCGATCACAATAACTTGATGTATTTTTCTCTTACTTTTGCCCTTAAAAATGTGAGCTATGGCTTTTTGGCTAATAGTTCATTGCAAAATAGTTTTAGCGCTACATCCACAACAAATCAAATTATATGCTGTTCGCATCTTTTTCAGAAATATGGAATCGTCCAAAAAACAACCAGCGACCGCCGGTTCTTCTAGCCGCAGTTCGAGAGGAAAAAAGTCTGGAACCacgaaaaagcaaacaagcgaTAAGGATAGAGAACGAATCGTCAATGCATATTTGAAAGGATTCGGTGCAAAACCGATCAGCAGCATGCTCAACATCAATATCTACACCGTGTACTACATCCTGAAGCAGTACAGAAGAACCGGTCAAGTGTTTTCCGCAGAACGTGGAGGACACAATGCTAAAGCGTTATCAGACGACGTTGCGCAAAGTATTCGCCAGTGGTTTGAAGAAGACAGGACACTGAGGCCGAAGCAACTGACCCAGAAGGTGTGGGAACAGTACCATATACGTGTGAGTCCATGCGCCGTTCAACGTGAGTTGAAGGACTTGCAGAAGAAGTTATCTAAAAGCATGCAGCCCGTTTCCAAACCGAACAGTGCAATTCAGCACAAGAATGATTATAATTGTAATGCGACAAGAAAAGAATCCCTTGTCATAAAAGACTGTCTTGTAGCGAACGAAAGCACAGTATTTATCAAGCAGGAATACGGCAACACCAGTGACGATGATGCACACTTAACAGATCAAATTGAAATTGGCGAAACTCAGCTAACTTACGGCAGTAGTGATTTCAAAGAAAAAATTGAACCTTCTAACAGCGCTCTTACCGGTATTAGACGCCCACATGGGACGGAATCAGGAACACACCATTCTGGTAAGTGTCGAATTGGGTATCTCGTTAAATGGCAATAGGCTTCAAGAAACGAGTAGTGTCTCatgttggtttttttctttcattgcaGTTACAAATGGAGCAATACAAGATTATGCAGAATCTGATGGCGAATACACAGAGGTACAGCAACAAGTGAGTAATAATCAGGAAACAATTTGCATACCCACAATCATTTGTAGTATCCTTTCCCCCACCATCGAGCTTCAATCGTTGCCAACTATATAGCAAGTGAGCATTATTggattggtttttgtttcaggA encodes:
- the LOC121592763 gene encoding uncharacterized protein LOC121592763, with the protein product MESSKKQPATAGSSSRSSRGKKSGTTKKQTSDKDRERIVNAYLKGFGAKPISSMLNINIYTVYYILKQYRRTGQVFSAERGGHNAKALSDDVAQSIRQWFEEDRTLRPKQLTQKVWEQYHIRVSPCAVQRELKDLQKKLSKSMQPVSKPNSAIQHKNDYNCNATRKESLVIKDCLVANESTVFIKQEYGNTSDDDAHLTDQIEIGETQLTYGSSDFKEKIEPSNSALTGIRRPHGTESGTHHSVTNGAIQDYAESDGEYTEVQQQDPLGSSTLHTFPSTTRKKQTHADDSRSVETNAHTVNNRKPVASISVATFNINGIKAVVVDGNSVDVPASGTCTATKNICIHCPCFDKLVSEQKKMLEQFVANQHKIINEMREAQQALVTKLECIEGSLKTKQGE